The Urbifossiella limnaea genome has a window encoding:
- a CDS encoding glycosyltransferase family 4 protein: protein MSPSVTPLSPLLVRLGRCARAARRRVRLALAGERREHFFDLTDTELVTRALGAPPTGTGDAARGEQLYELRDDLRTHFPLGLTPAQRGAFLRWHADHGWDAIPAQPLDLLAYLRELDATPDRGLVATYLVQPEWQAAQPDALTPAGWEPFKQWLTAKYGVQSGWLRRATLPRDLPPARGDGVNLLGLFRYVSGLQQAAVGVAESFAAVGVPLTLRDIPTRNNRDGRRRGAFLSLEPHPVTVLNAGLDMPVPEAYRLAGLHPRPGVKRVAVWFWELEEVPAAWHDRGRDVDEVWAPTRFIADALRVLGKPVYPMLPAVRLPAFTPRPKTHFGLSPDRFTFLFVFDMNSRLPRKNPVALIRAFRRAFRPDEPVELAIKVSPQGEFYPDWWRELRTAARDAGVRLIDKNLSRDELLGLMNAADAYASLHRSEGFGLTMAEAMLLGKPTIATGYSGNLDFMTPENSFLVDYTRTVIEDDTPPYPKGCVWAEPSVAHAAELLRRVFDHPAEARAKAERGRSELRELLSPAAAGARMTARLDVLRGAV, encoded by the coding sequence GTGTCGCCGAGTGTCACCCCACTGTCACCCCTGCTCGTCCGCCTGGGCCGGTGCGCGCGCGCCGCCCGCCGGCGAGTCCGGCTGGCGCTCGCCGGGGAGCGGCGCGAACACTTCTTCGACCTGACCGACACCGAGCTGGTGACCCGCGCCCTCGGCGCCCCGCCGACCGGCACCGGCGACGCGGCCCGCGGCGAGCAGCTCTACGAGCTGCGCGACGACCTCCGCACGCACTTCCCGCTCGGCCTCACGCCGGCGCAGCGCGGCGCGTTCTTGCGCTGGCACGCCGACCACGGTTGGGACGCGATCCCCGCACAACCGCTCGACCTACTCGCGTACCTCCGCGAACTCGACGCGACCCCCGACCGCGGGCTCGTGGCCACGTATCTGGTGCAGCCCGAGTGGCAGGCCGCGCAGCCGGACGCGCTCACGCCCGCGGGGTGGGAACCGTTCAAGCAGTGGCTCACCGCGAAGTACGGCGTCCAGAGCGGATGGCTCCGCCGCGCCACGCTGCCGCGCGACCTCCCCCCGGCCCGCGGCGACGGCGTGAACCTGCTCGGCCTGTTCCGCTACGTCTCCGGCCTCCAGCAGGCCGCGGTCGGGGTCGCCGAGTCGTTCGCGGCCGTCGGCGTGCCGCTGACCCTGCGCGACATCCCCACCCGCAACAACCGCGACGGCCGCCGCCGCGGCGCGTTCCTGTCGCTCGAACCGCACCCGGTCACGGTGCTGAACGCCGGCCTCGACATGCCGGTGCCCGAAGCGTACCGCCTCGCCGGCCTCCACCCGCGACCCGGCGTGAAGCGCGTGGCCGTGTGGTTCTGGGAGCTGGAGGAAGTGCCCGCCGCGTGGCACGACCGCGGCCGCGACGTGGACGAGGTGTGGGCGCCGACGCGGTTCATCGCCGACGCCCTCCGCGTGCTCGGCAAGCCGGTGTACCCCATGCTCCCCGCGGTGCGACTGCCGGCGTTCACGCCACGGCCCAAGACGCACTTCGGGCTGTCGCCGGACCGGTTCACGTTTCTGTTCGTGTTCGACATGAACAGCCGGCTGCCGCGGAAGAACCCGGTTGCTCTCATCCGGGCGTTCCGGCGGGCGTTCCGGCCCGACGAGCCGGTCGAGCTGGCGATCAAGGTGAGCCCGCAGGGCGAGTTCTACCCCGACTGGTGGCGCGAACTCCGCACCGCGGCGCGCGACGCCGGCGTTCGACTGATCGACAAGAATTTGAGCCGCGACGAGTTGCTGGGGCTCATGAACGCCGCGGACGCCTACGCCTCGCTGCACCGCTCCGAGGGCTTCGGCCTGACCATGGCCGAGGCGATGCTGTTGGGCAAGCCGACGATCGCTACCGGCTACTCCGGCAACCTCGACTTCATGACGCCGGAGAACAGCTTCCTCGTGGACTACACCCGGACCGTGATCGAGGACGACACGCCGCCGTACCCGAAGGGCTGCGTCTGGGCCGAGCCGTCGGTGGCGCACGCCGCCGAGTTGCTGCGCCGCGTTTTCGACCATCCGGCGGAGGCGCGTGCGAAGGCCGAGCGCGGCCGCAGTGAACTGCGCGAGTTGCTCTCGCCCGCGGCCGCCGGCGCACGAATGACGGCGCGGCTCGACGTACTCCGAGGGGCCGTATGA
- a CDS encoding formylglycine-generating enzyme family protein has product MSRRPKSPQPQPKRLSWLLIVAVVGVGALVGVLSVVGFKSGDPSDRVALGLADNAAGEMVLVPGGTFTMGRADGPADEQPAHEVTLAPFYLDKTEVTNAQFAAFVRATGYVTVAERKPDARKYPGADPEKLVPGSAVFYAAEASLDPRTWPAAYPPWWKYVPGACWRRPEGHGTDLTGKANFPAVQIAWDDAAAYARWAGKRLPTEAEWEYAARGGLANKPYCWGDAHQGQEGKWYANAHQGSFPKTDTGADGYAGVAPVGSFPANGYGLHDLSGNVWEWCADWYDPDYYARSPRSNPPGPDGGVLGPDGVAERVRRGGSYLCDDTYCKRYLPSARDKDPTDSSATHTGFRCAKNAP; this is encoded by the coding sequence ATGTCGCGCCGTCCGAAGTCGCCGCAGCCGCAGCCGAAGAGGCTGTCGTGGCTCCTGATCGTCGCGGTGGTTGGCGTGGGGGCGCTCGTCGGCGTCCTCTCCGTGGTCGGCTTTAAATCGGGGGACCCGTCGGACCGAGTCGCACTCGGCCTCGCCGACAACGCGGCCGGCGAGATGGTGCTCGTCCCCGGCGGCACGTTCACGATGGGCCGCGCCGACGGCCCCGCCGACGAGCAGCCGGCCCACGAGGTAACGCTGGCCCCGTTCTACCTCGACAAGACCGAGGTGACCAACGCCCAGTTCGCGGCCTTCGTGCGGGCCACGGGCTACGTCACCGTCGCGGAGCGGAAGCCGGACGCGCGGAAGTACCCCGGCGCGGACCCGGAAAAGCTCGTGCCGGGGTCGGCGGTGTTCTACGCGGCGGAGGCGTCCCTCGACCCGCGGACGTGGCCCGCGGCCTACCCGCCGTGGTGGAAGTACGTGCCGGGGGCGTGCTGGCGCCGGCCCGAGGGACACGGCACCGACCTGACGGGGAAAGCGAACTTCCCCGCCGTGCAGATCGCGTGGGACGACGCCGCGGCCTACGCCCGCTGGGCCGGCAAGCGCCTGCCCACGGAAGCGGAGTGGGAGTACGCGGCCCGCGGCGGCCTGGCGAACAAACCGTACTGCTGGGGCGACGCCCACCAGGGCCAGGAGGGCAAGTGGTACGCGAACGCCCACCAGGGCAGCTTCCCGAAGACCGACACCGGCGCGGACGGCTACGCCGGCGTCGCCCCGGTCGGCAGCTTCCCCGCGAACGGCTACGGGCTACACGACTTGAGCGGCAACGTGTGGGAGTGGTGCGCCGACTGGTACGACCCCGACTACTACGCCCGCTCGCCGCGGTCCAACCCGCCCGGCCCGGACGGCGGCGTACTCGGCCCGGACGGCGTGGCCGAGCGCGTGCGCCGCGGCGGCTCGTACCTGTGCGACGACACGTACTGCAAGCGCTACCTGCCGTCGGCCCGCGACAAGGACCCGACGGACAGCAGCGCCACGCACACCGGCTTCCGCTGCGCGAAGAACGCGCCGTGA
- a CDS encoding sulfate/molybdate ABC transporter ATP-binding protein, with protein MSITATNVSKRFGEFVALDGVSVECPAGELVALLGPSGSGKTTLLRIIAGLEVADSGSVHHEAENITHRSAKDRHVGFVFQHYALFRHMTVFENVAFGLRVRKWPEEKVRDRVMKLLNLVRLPEKAERYPAALSGGQRQRIALARALAPEPKVLLLDEPFGALDAKVRTELRHWLRQFHDESHVTSIFVTHDQEEAFEVADRVVVMNKGKIEQVGSPIEVFEHPANAFVMDFLGNVNKLPVRVEGGRALFGEKHRVELPGKLFEQADGHADAYIRPHELDISRTADAGNCMSAEVVHINPAGSVVKVRLLAEDFGLMLNVDLPLERYRQLGLQAREAVYVTPKSATIFTPDYAI; from the coding sequence ATGAGCATCACCGCCACGAACGTGAGTAAGCGGTTCGGCGAGTTCGTCGCCCTCGACGGCGTTTCGGTCGAGTGCCCCGCCGGGGAGTTGGTGGCGCTGCTCGGCCCGAGCGGCTCCGGCAAGACGACGCTCCTGCGGATCATCGCCGGGCTCGAAGTCGCCGACAGTGGCAGCGTGCATCACGAGGCGGAAAACATCACGCACCGCTCCGCGAAGGACCGGCACGTCGGCTTCGTGTTCCAGCACTACGCCCTGTTCCGGCACATGACCGTGTTCGAGAACGTGGCCTTCGGCCTCCGCGTGCGGAAGTGGCCGGAGGAGAAGGTGCGCGACCGGGTGATGAAGCTGCTGAACCTCGTCCGCCTGCCGGAGAAGGCCGAGCGCTACCCCGCGGCTCTGTCCGGCGGGCAGCGGCAGCGGATCGCGCTGGCACGGGCGCTGGCCCCGGAACCGAAGGTGCTGCTTCTCGACGAGCCGTTCGGGGCGCTCGACGCCAAGGTCCGCACCGAGCTGCGCCACTGGCTGAGGCAGTTCCACGACGAGTCGCACGTCACCAGCATCTTCGTGACGCACGACCAGGAAGAGGCGTTCGAGGTGGCCGACCGCGTAGTCGTGATGAACAAGGGGAAGATCGAGCAGGTCGGCAGCCCGATCGAGGTGTTCGAGCACCCCGCGAACGCCTTCGTGATGGACTTCCTGGGCAACGTGAACAAGCTGCCGGTGCGCGTGGAGGGCGGCCGGGCGCTGTTCGGCGAGAAGCACCGGGTCGAACTGCCGGGCAAGCTGTTCGAGCAGGCCGACGGCCACGCCGACGCCTACATCCGGCCGCACGAGTTGGACATCTCGCGCACCGCGGACGCCGGCAACTGCATGTCCGCGGAGGTGGTCCACATCAACCCGGCCGGTTCGGTCGTGAAGGTGCGGCTGCTCGCGGAGGACTTCGGGCTGATGCTCAACGTCGATCTGCCGCTGGAGCGATACCGGCAGCTCGGCCTCCAGGCGCGGGAGGCGGTGTACGTCACACCAAAGTCAGCGACCATCTTCACGCCCGACTACGCGATCTAG
- a CDS encoding glycosyltransferase — translation MDAEPSTSVAVERVTEPFSGMRLVRVTGYWQGATAPPTHFDVRLDGETVTRCEPVPVTVGGQARVNFGTQFPEESAVTLAVVAVFAAGEHVLASRPVASLDTVADTPHQPGFLGRVLKSVASGEVVSPARWAARLGRAAAKASELREKVQGRLLARRFRPRDPHLGYVENTAVTPRLQAAMTAEIDRFRHGPTFSILVPVYLDAKKRIGSRWLRRAVESVRAQAYPHWELCLADDGSTDPDLLRYLDRLPADPRIKLVRRAENGHICRATNSAADLATGEFVCLLDHDDELAPHALFAVAERLQTRPDADLIYSDEDKTDAAGRRYDPQFKPAWSPELLLSYNYVNHFTTIRRSVFEAAGRFRPGFEGSQDHDLLLRVTERTDRVEHIPQVLYHWRSLPDSTATAAGVKTYVHTSGRRAVEEALTRRGIAAELYVPPFATKLGLPVLALDGPDDGPSVAVVVSGEAEAARRTVRALRQTTAYRGFTDYLVIDRDPPAERLNRMAAGRTEDLLLFLEAGCEPTDPRWLSRLVANLRIPGVGAVGGRIVDATGAGIDAGIVTGMRDGIAPAPAFAGLEPTAISYYFLAEVTRTVSVVSGRCLLTRRDTFEQLGGFDARRYPHSLWDVDFSLRVRGRGLRCAVVPGAELKRTGAAPPEFLPSELLSLRRAHGRLLDPYHNPNCSERTPWKPVCDAPLSLPSEATRPAVRALVVAHNLNNPEGAPRYLSEIVLGLRDRGALAPVIVSPFGGPGAAVYADAGIPVDVRETPQSRRFVDGLWTPAEYRAARRTADAVLRQHRPEVVIANTLTTFPLVEAAARAGIPAVWIIHESYSRETLVRLFPPFARMRVELAFALAARVIPASHDTAALFTHLNTRGNVRVIHNGLDPAAFPPVRKLPAGPVRFLAVGTVCERKGQHTLIEAAARLARERTDFACDLVGLRSGIPYADYCRELVRRHCLDGMVNLVPETDRVTDYLRAADVFVCTSHMETFSRAVLEAEAFGLPILSTPVHGVPEQVFWGANALRFEFGDAAGLAERMREVLANPGLRAKMAAESRAAFDLHLTQNEMLDRYAAVILSAARQGPRARTPLAAPPTAARRAA, via the coding sequence ATGGACGCCGAGCCGAGTACGTCCGTCGCCGTCGAGCGGGTGACCGAGCCGTTCTCGGGGATGCGCCTGGTCCGCGTCACCGGGTACTGGCAAGGCGCGACCGCGCCGCCGACCCACTTCGACGTCCGCCTCGACGGCGAGACGGTCACGCGCTGCGAGCCGGTGCCCGTGACCGTCGGCGGGCAGGCGCGGGTCAACTTTGGAACGCAGTTCCCTGAAGAATCCGCCGTCACGCTGGCCGTCGTGGCGGTCTTCGCCGCGGGCGAACACGTGCTCGCCTCGCGGCCCGTCGCCTCGCTCGACACCGTGGCCGACACGCCGCACCAGCCCGGCTTCCTCGGCAGGGTGTTGAAGTCGGTGGCGTCCGGCGAGGTCGTCTCGCCGGCGAGGTGGGCGGCGCGCCTGGGCCGCGCCGCGGCGAAGGCGAGCGAGCTGCGCGAGAAGGTGCAGGGCCGGTTGCTCGCCCGCCGCTTCCGCCCGCGCGACCCGCACCTCGGCTACGTCGAGAACACCGCCGTCACGCCGCGCCTCCAAGCGGCGATGACCGCTGAGATCGATCGCTTCCGACACGGGCCGACGTTCAGCATCCTGGTGCCGGTCTACCTCGACGCCAAGAAGCGGATCGGCTCGCGCTGGCTCCGGCGGGCCGTGGAGTCGGTGCGGGCGCAAGCGTACCCGCACTGGGAGCTGTGCCTCGCCGACGACGGCTCCACCGACCCCGACCTGCTCCGCTACCTGGACCGCCTCCCGGCCGACCCGCGCATCAAGCTCGTCCGCCGGGCCGAGAACGGACACATCTGCCGGGCCACGAACAGCGCCGCCGACCTGGCCACCGGCGAGTTCGTGTGCCTCCTCGACCACGACGACGAACTCGCGCCGCACGCCCTGTTCGCCGTCGCCGAGCGGTTGCAGACGCGGCCCGACGCCGACCTGATCTACTCCGACGAGGACAAGACCGACGCCGCCGGCCGCCGCTACGACCCGCAGTTCAAGCCGGCCTGGTCGCCGGAACTGCTCCTGAGTTACAACTACGTCAACCACTTCACGACGATCCGCCGCAGCGTCTTCGAGGCCGCCGGCCGCTTCCGCCCCGGGTTCGAGGGTTCGCAGGACCACGACCTCCTCCTGCGCGTGACCGAGCGCACGGACCGGGTCGAGCACATTCCGCAGGTGCTGTACCACTGGCGGTCGCTGCCCGACTCCACGGCGACGGCCGCGGGCGTGAAGACCTACGTCCACACCTCCGGCCGCCGGGCCGTGGAAGAGGCACTCACCCGCCGGGGCATCGCCGCCGAGCTGTACGTCCCGCCGTTCGCCACGAAGTTGGGGCTGCCGGTGCTCGCGCTCGACGGCCCCGACGACGGCCCGAGTGTGGCGGTGGTCGTGAGCGGCGAGGCCGAGGCTGCCCGGCGCACGGTGCGAGCGCTGCGGCAGACGACGGCGTACCGCGGTTTCACCGACTACCTGGTGATCGACCGCGACCCGCCCGCCGAGCGGCTCAACCGCATGGCCGCGGGCCGCACGGAAGACCTACTCCTGTTCCTCGAAGCCGGCTGCGAACCGACCGACCCGCGCTGGCTGTCGCGGCTCGTAGCGAACCTCCGAATTCCCGGCGTCGGCGCCGTCGGCGGCCGAATCGTGGACGCGACCGGGGCCGGAATAGACGCCGGGATCGTGACCGGGATGCGCGACGGCATCGCCCCCGCGCCGGCGTTCGCGGGGCTGGAGCCGACCGCGATCAGCTACTACTTCCTCGCCGAGGTGACGCGGACCGTGTCGGTCGTGAGCGGCCGCTGCCTCCTGACGCGGCGCGACACGTTCGAGCAACTCGGCGGGTTCGACGCCCGCCGCTACCCGCACTCGCTGTGGGACGTGGACTTTTCGCTCCGCGTGCGTGGCCGCGGGCTCCGCTGCGCCGTCGTACCGGGTGCGGAACTGAAGCGAACGGGCGCCGCGCCGCCGGAGTTCCTGCCGTCGGAACTCCTGTCGCTGAGGCGCGCCCACGGCCGGCTGCTCGACCCGTACCACAACCCGAACTGCTCCGAACGCACGCCGTGGAAGCCGGTCTGTGACGCCCCGTTGTCACTGCCGTCGGAGGCGACGCGGCCGGCGGTGAGGGCGCTGGTCGTGGCCCACAACCTGAACAACCCCGAGGGCGCGCCCCGCTACCTGTCCGAGATCGTGCTGGGCCTGCGCGACCGCGGCGCGCTCGCCCCCGTGATCGTGTCGCCGTTCGGCGGCCCGGGGGCGGCGGTGTACGCCGACGCCGGCATCCCCGTGGACGTGCGCGAGACGCCGCAGAGCCGCCGGTTCGTGGACGGCCTGTGGACGCCCGCCGAGTACCGCGCCGCCCGCCGCACGGCCGACGCCGTCCTGAGGCAGCACCGCCCCGAAGTGGTGATCGCCAACACGCTGACGACCTTTCCGCTCGTGGAAGCCGCCGCGCGGGCCGGCATCCCCGCGGTGTGGATCATCCACGAAAGCTACTCGCGGGAAACCCTGGTGCGGCTGTTCCCGCCGTTCGCGCGGATGCGCGTCGAACTGGCGTTCGCGTTGGCGGCGCGCGTCATCCCCGCGTCGCACGACACCGCGGCGCTGTTCACACACCTGAACACGCGCGGCAACGTCCGCGTGATCCACAACGGGCTCGACCCGGCTGCCTTCCCGCCGGTCCGGAAACTTCCCGCCGGCCCCGTCCGCTTCCTCGCCGTCGGCACGGTCTGCGAGCGGAAGGGGCAGCACACGCTGATCGAGGCCGCGGCGCGGCTGGCGCGCGAGCGTACCGACTTCGCCTGCGACCTGGTCGGCCTCCGCAGCGGCATCCCGTACGCCGACTACTGCCGCGAGCTGGTTCGCCGCCACTGTCTCGACGGCATGGTGAACCTGGTGCCCGAGACGGACCGTGTGACGGACTACCTCCGCGCCGCGGACGTGTTCGTCTGCACGTCCCACATGGAGACGTTCAGCCGGGCGGTACTCGAAGCCGAGGCGTTCGGGCTGCCCATTCTCTCGACACCCGTTCACGGCGTACCGGAGCAAGTGTTCTGGGGCGCGAACGCCCTCCGCTTCGAGTTCGGCGACGCCGCCGGCCTCGCCGAGCGGATGCGCGAGGTGCTCGCGAACCCGGGCCTGCGTGCGAAGATGGCCGCCGAGTCGCGGGCCGCGTTCGACTTACACCTGACGCAGAACGAAATGCTCGACCGCTACGCCGCGGTGATCCTGTCCGCCGCCCGGCAGGGGCCGCGGGCTCGAACGCCACTCGCGGCGCCGCCCACCGCCGCCCGGCGGGCCGCCTGA
- a CDS encoding DUF1559 domain-containing protein: MPRLARTRRGFTLIELLVVIAIIAILIGLLLPAVQKVREAAARAKCQNNLKQLGLGLHAYHDANSGLPANIRPDAVSTVRVRWLTYVLPYIEQAPLFQQANLNQNWHLQPAVFGVKLNVVECPSAPNGQVVDGAPDTSPQWTSIVANGDYAGFYGVSPELVTVAGLSATTARADNGAISKTIKLSFGSFTDGLSNTLQLTESAGRPDIYRNGKLVVKANGGTRVNGGGWCRPASELNILRGSDASGTTAPGTSAINVTNGIQLNGYPDPFYNTDGTGQIYSFHTGGVNALLGDGSVRFLKSGAPIATVAALVSRNGGETGSNLD; this comes from the coding sequence ATGCCCCGCCTTGCCCGGACCCGCCGCGGGTTCACGCTCATCGAACTGCTGGTGGTGATCGCCATCATCGCCATCCTCATCGGCCTGCTACTGCCGGCCGTGCAGAAGGTGCGTGAGGCCGCCGCCCGCGCCAAGTGCCAGAACAACCTCAAGCAGCTCGGCCTCGGGCTGCACGCCTACCACGACGCGAACAGCGGCCTGCCGGCGAACATCCGGCCGGACGCCGTCAGCACCGTCCGCGTCCGCTGGCTCACCTACGTCCTGCCGTACATCGAACAGGCACCGCTGTTCCAGCAGGCCAACCTGAACCAGAACTGGCACCTCCAGCCGGCGGTGTTCGGCGTCAAGCTCAACGTCGTCGAGTGCCCGTCGGCCCCGAACGGGCAGGTCGTCGACGGCGCGCCGGACACGTCTCCGCAATGGACGTCGATCGTGGCCAACGGCGACTACGCCGGCTTCTACGGCGTGTCGCCGGAACTGGTGACTGTCGCCGGGCTGAGCGCGACGACGGCGCGGGCCGACAACGGCGCCATCTCGAAGACGATTAAGCTGTCCTTCGGCTCGTTCACGGACGGCCTCTCGAACACGCTCCAGCTGACGGAGTCGGCCGGCCGCCCGGACATCTACCGCAACGGCAAGCTGGTGGTGAAGGCGAACGGCGGCACGCGGGTGAACGGCGGCGGCTGGTGCCGGCCCGCGAGCGAGTTGAACATCCTCCGCGGCTCGGACGCCAGCGGCACCACGGCCCCGGGCACGTCGGCGATCAACGTGACCAACGGCATCCAGCTGAACGGTTACCCCGACCCGTTCTACAACACGGACGGCACCGGGCAGATTTACAGCTTCCACACCGGCGGGGTGAACGCCCTGCTCGGCGACGGCAGCGTACGGTTCCTGAAGTCCGGCGCGCCGATCGCAACGGTCGCCGCGCTGGTCAGCCGCAACGGCGGTGAGACGGGCTCGAACCTGGATTGA
- a CDS encoding AAA family ATPase, with protein sequence MAKLRIGREILKSAVDRAILTEAERTTLERLLAGAAAKGPVAAEIAQIPPPALRALLDDSRLSPNQRAVIVMHVHGMSGASGSDRDHVYQTVVGNPVEFGSTFAMLGTKTPNAELFLNGRWYPVTLNVQFLNDNREGNHLSKGVLVHGTLSLCETAYGFSRYVYPDLFLDDAGMARELTVLQVLNHFGYRGVQATAGEFNLKLLRAERHSRERGSVVLVSGPVVTISNRWLPGPESRALGTLEMPRRCVVEAELEVAEEQRNYYAPYGGSQEGMSRLPFVRVFSLDTKQYVYADVDDVRPCEFDEEAMGKLHLPGEMLGILSRVFNTPVEGLFGDVIKGKHGGVVILAAGNPGVGKTLTAEVYAEQTRRPLYVLELGELGTNVQQLEENLNRVFDRVARWNAVLQFDECEIFLSQRGEDLERSAIVGSFLRLLDYYQGILFLTTNRADVLDHAVRSRVMLRLDYPDLDQAARAVIWRTMLTAAGLSLIDGAVMELAETILNGRQIRNLTRLAKILYPGGVVTLDQMRGVLRYGCA encoded by the coding sequence ATGGCGAAGCTGCGGATCGGCCGGGAGATCCTGAAGTCGGCGGTGGACCGAGCCATCCTGACCGAGGCCGAGCGGACCACACTCGAACGCCTCCTCGCCGGCGCCGCCGCGAAGGGGCCGGTCGCCGCCGAGATCGCCCAGATTCCGCCCCCGGCACTGCGGGCACTGCTGGACGACAGCCGGCTGTCGCCGAACCAGCGCGCCGTCATCGTCATGCACGTCCACGGCATGTCCGGGGCGAGCGGGTCGGACCGCGACCACGTCTACCAGACGGTCGTCGGTAACCCGGTCGAATTCGGCAGCACGTTCGCCATGCTCGGCACCAAGACGCCGAACGCCGAGCTGTTCCTCAACGGCCGGTGGTACCCGGTCACGCTGAACGTGCAGTTCCTGAACGACAACCGCGAGGGGAACCACCTCAGCAAGGGCGTTCTCGTCCACGGCACGCTGTCGCTGTGCGAAACGGCCTACGGCTTCAGCCGGTACGTCTACCCGGACCTGTTCCTGGACGACGCCGGCATGGCCCGCGAGCTGACGGTCCTTCAGGTGCTCAACCACTTCGGCTACCGCGGCGTGCAGGCCACGGCCGGCGAGTTCAACCTGAAGTTGCTCCGCGCCGAGCGCCACAGCCGCGAGCGCGGCAGCGTCGTGCTGGTGAGCGGCCCGGTGGTGACGATCAGCAACCGCTGGCTCCCCGGTCCGGAAAGCCGGGCGCTCGGCACCCTGGAGATGCCGCGCCGCTGCGTCGTGGAGGCCGAACTGGAAGTGGCGGAGGAGCAGCGGAACTACTACGCCCCCTACGGCGGCAGCCAGGAGGGGATGAGCCGGCTGCCGTTCGTCCGCGTGTTCAGCCTCGACACCAAGCAGTACGTCTACGCCGACGTGGACGACGTGCGCCCCTGCGAGTTCGACGAGGAGGCGATGGGGAAACTCCACCTCCCCGGCGAGATGCTCGGCATCCTCTCGCGGGTGTTCAACACCCCGGTCGAGGGGCTGTTCGGCGACGTGATCAAGGGGAAGCACGGCGGCGTGGTGATCCTCGCGGCCGGCAACCCCGGCGTCGGCAAGACGCTGACCGCCGAGGTGTACGCCGAGCAGACGCGGCGGCCGCTGTACGTGCTGGAGCTGGGCGAGCTCGGCACCAACGTGCAGCAGCTGGAGGAGAACCTGAACCGCGTGTTCGACCGCGTCGCCCGGTGGAACGCGGTGTTGCAGTTTGACGAGTGCGAAATCTTCCTTTCGCAGCGCGGCGAGGACCTGGAGCGGAGCGCGATCGTCGGCAGCTTCCTGCGGCTGCTGGACTACTACCAGGGCATCCTGTTCCTGACGACGAACCGCGCCGACGTGCTGGACCACGCGGTCCGCAGCCGGGTGATGCTGCGACTCGACTACCCGGACCTGGACCAGGCGGCGCGGGCGGTGATCTGGCGGACGATGCTGACGGCCGCGGGCTTGAGTCTTATCGACGGGGCGGTGATGGAACTGGCCGAGACGATACTGAACGGCCGGCAGATCCGCAACCTGACGCGGCTGGCGAAGATTCTGTACCCGGGCGGCGTCGTGACGCTGGACCAGATGCGCGGCGTGCTGCGGTACGGGTGCGCGTGA
- a CDS encoding ExbD/TolR family protein yields MSTWHVRQEGSPTAASVPSAQEIAAGLADGVWLPTDEVRGPGETTWTQLELHPVFAEAAAEQEDHGHAEADETHLDMNPLIDVCLVLLIFFILTISYESLERSISIPETAPEDKGAAVPKVNLKDIRDKVFIVSAAMEGEKVAVKLEKEAVPIEQLQGRMKDVMNKTGRSEMLFDLDTDVPWGVQTTILDAAKGNGVHNVLLRPRPVR; encoded by the coding sequence ATGAGTACGTGGCACGTCCGCCAGGAGGGCTCGCCGACCGCGGCCTCGGTGCCGTCGGCCCAGGAGATTGCAGCCGGGCTGGCGGACGGCGTGTGGCTGCCGACCGACGAGGTCCGCGGGCCGGGCGAGACGACGTGGACGCAGTTGGAGCTGCACCCCGTCTTCGCCGAGGCCGCGGCCGAGCAGGAGGACCACGGCCACGCCGAGGCCGACGAGACGCACCTCGACATGAACCCGCTCATCGACGTGTGCCTCGTGCTGCTGATCTTCTTCATCCTCACCATCAGCTACGAGTCGCTGGAGCGGTCGATTTCGATCCCGGAGACGGCGCCAGAGGACAAGGGCGCCGCGGTGCCGAAAGTGAACCTGAAGGACATCCGCGACAAGGTGTTCATCGTGTCGGCGGCGATGGAGGGCGAGAAGGTGGCGGTGAAGCTGGAGAAGGAGGCGGTGCCGATCGAGCAGCTGCAAGGCCGCATGAAGGACGTGATGAACAAGACCGGCCGCAGCGAGATGCTGTTCGACCTCGACACCGACGTGCCGTGGGGCGTCCAGACGACGATCCTGGACGCGGCCAAGGGGAACGGCGTCCACAACGTGCTGCTGCGGCCGCGACCCGTGCGATAA